The following are from one region of the Tachysurus fulvidraco isolate hzauxx_2018 chromosome 15, HZAU_PFXX_2.0, whole genome shotgun sequence genome:
- the kcnj12b gene encoding ATP-sensitive inward rectifier potassium channel 12 yields the protein MSVGKTPRYNVVSSSEEDVHHHGNMPALGNGFGNGKIQTRRKPRSRFVNKTGQCNVNFSHMEEQSQRYLADIFTTCVDIRWRWMFFFFSLAFILSWLVFGFIFWLIALVHGDFERTSSEEFIPCIMQVNSFVAAFLFSVETQTTIGYGFRCVTEECPMAVFMVVVQSILGCIIDAFMIGAIMAKMARPKKRAQTLLFSHNAVIAMRDGKLSLMWRVGNLRKSHIVEAHVRAQLIKPRVTEEGEYIPLDQIDINVGYDKGIDRIFLVSPLTIIHEINEESPLFGISKQDLISEDFEIVVILEGMVEATAMTAQVRSSYLSSEILWGHRFEPVVFEEKNHYKVDFTHFHKTYEVPSTPSCSAKDIEDSKSLHSSANFCYENELAFSREEDEEEGIRGILGTEMETLSASLNSDQRSHHKESEI from the coding sequence ATGAGTGTGGGAAAGACCCCTCGCTACAACGTCGTGTCATCGTCGGAGGAGGACGTCCATCACCACGGCAACATGCCTGCTCTTGGCAATGGCTTTGGAAATGGTAAGATCCAGACGAGGCGAAAGCCACGCAGCCGCTTCGTTAACAAAACCGGACAGTGTAACGTCAACTTTTCACACATGGAAGAGCAATCACAGCGCTACTTGGCCGACATCTTCACGACCTGCGTGGACATCCGTTGGcgctggatgttttttttcttctctctcgctTTCATTCTGTCCTGGCTGGTGTTCGGTTTCATTTTCTGGCTCATTGCTCTTGTACATGGTGACTTTGAAAGAACATCCAGTGAAGAGTTCATACCCTGCATCATGCAGGTCAACAGTTTTGTGGCAGCTTTCTTGTTCTCAGTTGAGACACAGACCACGATTGGGTACGGCTTCCGCTGTGTGACTGAAGAGTGTCCGATGGCTGTATTTATGGTTGTTGTACAGTCTATTTTGGGTTGTATCATTGATGCGTTCATGATTGGTGCCATCATGGCCAAAATGGCCCGACCCAAAAAGCGTGCTCAGACGTTGCTATTTTCGCACAACGCGGTCATTGCGATGCGAGATGGAAAGCTATCGTTGATGTGGCGTGTAGGAAACCTGCGCAAAAGTCACATTGTGGAGGCTCACGTCCGAGCACAGCTGATCAAGCCCAGAGTGACAGAAGAGGGCGAGTACATCCCGCTTGACCAGATCGACATCAACGTTGGCTATGACAAAGGCATCGACCGTATCTTTCTTGTTTCTCCTCTGACCATCATCCATGAGATAAACGAAGAAAGCCCACTGTTTGGAATCAGCAAACAGGATCTGATCAGTGAAGACTTTGAGATCGTGGTGATCCTCGAGGGCATGGTCGAGGCCACGGCGATGACCGCTCAGGTGCGCAGCTCTTACCTGTCCAGCGAAATCTTATGGGGTCATCGCTTCGAGCCGGTAGTGTTTGAGGAAAAAAACCACTACAAGGTAGACTTTACGCACTTTCACAAGACTTATGAGGTGCCCTCTACACCATCCTGCAGTGCCAAAGACATTGAGGACAGCAAGTCATTACACTCCAGTGCTAACTTCTGTTACGAGAACGAGTTGGCGTTCAGCAGGGAGGAAGACGAGGAGGAAGGTATAAGGGGAATTTTGGGAACTGAGATGGAAACCCTATCAGCTAGCCTGAACTCTGACCAGAGATCGCACCATAAAGAGTCCGAGATCTGA